Proteins encoded by one window of Terriglobales bacterium:
- a CDS encoding amino acid ABC transporter substrate-binding protein, translating to MNTRQIRSLSVAVAGCILFTATLVSTAWSQTEIKVGVIFSITGREAKPGQYQKEGVELAIKQINDQGGVFVKSLKKKLPIKEIFYDDGSDQAKSASLCERAMSSDQVTAVVGPYSSAIGEAESVMPDRYKTPWITPGAAASTIFAKGYKYTFGNLSPVNLLGETTGEYLKSLVDAGKLKKGLKIAIAVENSDHGVDYANGIQDWVKKNPSYFTVVFNEKFDLGSPDFSALLQKVKNAHADIFLSDAHLQDYITMQRQYLQGGMYHEMVSYGARAAETDARKALGDGINYIFAGIWWSKDLPYPQVKKFNQDYKQFTGHDPDSYYPATAYDAVRIVAQAIEKAGSLNKDAIRDQLHKIEFKDALTPGQVVKFAANGQAHLPYVIVQAKPGGKVDIVFPKDAATGESVAPMPKR from the coding sequence GTGAACACTCGCCAGATTCGATCGCTCTCCGTTGCCGTTGCCGGCTGTATTCTCTTCACCGCTACCTTGGTTTCCACAGCGTGGAGCCAGACTGAAATCAAGGTGGGCGTCATCTTCTCCATCACCGGTCGTGAAGCCAAGCCCGGCCAGTATCAAAAGGAAGGCGTCGAGCTTGCCATCAAACAGATCAACGATCAGGGCGGCGTGTTCGTGAAGAGCCTCAAGAAAAAGCTGCCCATCAAGGAGATCTTCTACGACGACGGCTCCGATCAAGCCAAGTCGGCCTCACTTTGCGAGCGCGCCATGAGCTCCGACCAGGTGACCGCGGTTGTTGGCCCCTATTCCAGCGCCATCGGCGAGGCAGAATCGGTCATGCCCGATCGCTACAAGACGCCCTGGATCACACCGGGCGCCGCCGCCTCCACCATCTTCGCCAAGGGTTACAAGTACACCTTTGGTAATCTCAGCCCGGTCAACCTGCTCGGCGAAACCACCGGTGAGTACCTAAAGTCGCTGGTGGATGCCGGCAAGCTGAAAAAGGGATTGAAGATCGCTATCGCGGTGGAAAACAGCGACCATGGCGTGGACTATGCCAATGGCATCCAGGACTGGGTTAAGAAAAATCCGAGCTACTTCACGGTTGTTTTCAACGAAAAGTTCGATCTCGGATCGCCCGACTTCTCCGCCCTCCTGCAAAAGGTGAAGAACGCACACGCCGACATCTTCCTCTCCGACGCCCACCTGCAGGACTACATCACCATGCAGCGCCAGTACCTGCAAGGCGGCATGTACCACGAGATGGTCAGCTACGGCGCCCGCGCGGCCGAGACGGACGCCCGCAAGGCGCTGGGTGACGGCATCAACTACATCTTTGCCGGAATCTGGTGGTCGAAAGACCTGCCTTACCCGCAGGTGAAAAAGTTCAACCAGGATTACAAGCAGTTCACCGGGCACGACCCGGATTCCTATTATCCCGCCACCGCCTACGATGCGGTGCGCATCGTGGCGCAAGCCATCGAGAAGGCCGGTTCGCTCAACAAGGACGCCATCCGTGACCAGCTTCACAAGATTGAGTTCAAGGACGCCCTGACTCCTGGGCAGGTGGTGAAGTTCGCCGCCAATGGCCAAGCCCATCTGCCCTATGTCATTGTTCAGGCCAAGCCCGGTGGCAAGGTGGACATCGTGTTTCCAAAGGACGCGGCCACGGGCGAATCCGTAGCCCCCATGCCAAAGAGATAA